gcgcatttaatccatttacattcagtgttattatagaaagatacgggtttagagtcattgtgatgtctgtatgtcttatgcttatagtgatgtctctgggactttgtctcacagggtcccccttaggatctcttgtagggctggtttagtggtgacaaattccttcagtttttgtttgtttgggaagacctttatctctccttctattctaaatgacagacttgctggaaaaaggattcttggctgcatattttttctgtctagcaccctgaaaatctcgtgccaattctttctggcctgccaagtttcaaaagagagatcagtcacgagtcttataggtctccctttatatgtgagggcacgtttaccccttgctgctttcagaattttctctttatccttgtattttgccagtttcactatgatatgtcgtgcagaagatcgattcaagttacgtctgaagggagttctctgtgcctcttggatttcaatgcctttttccttccccagttcagggaagttctcagctattatttcttcaagtaccccttcagcacctttccctctctcttcctcctctgggataccaattatgcgtatattatttctttttagtgtatcacttaattctctaattttcccctcatactcctggatttttttatctctctttttctcagcttcctctttttccataactttatcttctagttcacctattctctcctgcctcttcaagccgagctgtggtggtttccattttgttatgcatttcgtttaaagcgtttttcagctcctcgtgactgttccttagtcccttgatgtctgtagcaagagattctctgctgtcctgtatactgttttcaagcccagcgattaattttatgactattattctaaattcactttctgttatattatttaaatcctttttgatcagctcattagctgttgttatttcctggagattcttctgaggggagttcttccgcttggtcattttggatagtccctggcgtggtgaggacctgcagggcacttcccctgtgctgtggtgtataactggagttggtgggcggggccgcagtcagacctgatgtctgcccccagcccaccgctggggccacagtcagactggtgtgtgccttctcttcccctctcctaggggtgggattcactgtggggtggtgtggctcgtctgggctacttgcaccctgccaggcttgtgatgctggggatctggcgtattagctggggtgggtaggcaaggtgctcgggggcaggaggggcaggcttagatcgcttctccttaggtgatccacttcaggaggggctctgtcgcagcgggagggagtcagatccgctgctggaggtttggctccgccgaagcgcagagtgtTTGCGCGGatcgagcaagttccctggcaggaaccggttccctttgggatttcggctgggggatgggcgggggaaatggcgctggcgagcgcctttgttccccaccaaactgagctctgttgtcagggtgctcagcagctctccctccctttgtcctccagccttcccgctttccgagcagagctgttaatttatgacctcccagacgctaagtcgcgcttgttgtgggaacacagtccgtcaggcccctccgcttttgcaagcccgactcgggggctctgcttggccggtgagccgcccctccgccccggctccctcccgccagaccgtggagcgcgcaccgcctcgccgcccttcctaccctcttccgtgggcctctcgtctgcgtttggctccggcgactccgttctgctaatcctctggcggttttctgggttatttaggcaggtgtagatggaatctaagtgatcagcaggacgtgcggtgagcccagcgtcctcctaagccgccatcttgccgcaactcctctcctctagggttttgatgctttcttgtctcacattcaggtccttcatttttgtgaatggtgtaagaaagtggtctagtttcattcttctgcatgttgctgtccagttctcctgacaccatttgttaaagagacttttttccattggatattctttcctgctttgtcaaagattagttggccatacttttgtgggtccagttctggagtctcttattctattccattggtctatgtgtctgtttttatgccaataccatgctgtcttgatgattttagctttgtagtagaggctaaagtctgggattgtgataagGCTGTTTTGTTAGGGCTGGGAGCTGTTGGGACAGCAGTCCTTTCTTTAGACATtgcaaagtgttttaaaaaataagaaaatatattttctcatgtttttggACGTTGAAGGAGGACATGCTCCAATCACAGTACAAAGTGGTTCCGCAGTGTCACGGCAGACCCTaggttctttttctctcctctgccgtCCTCAGTGTCAGCTTTGCACTAAAGTTATCATGTGTCATAATCAAAAGATACATGCCAATGGCAGTTGGGCTCACAAGTTTCCTAGTGAGAgagactctctctgtctctgtccctgtctcttacacacacacacacacacacacacacacacacacacactgaatgagtgagagagagggaaaacttTCCTCCAGCCATTAAATTCATTCTGCTTGGGCTAGTTTAGGCTACGTGCCCATCTGTGGACCAGTAACACTCACTCTTTGTGTGATATGTTTTGTAGcaacaacaaagaaagcaaatgaacaGAGCAAACTGGTCAATTAATGTTGGGAATTGGCATGGGAATGTCTGAATAGCTGTGTGCAGGGCAGTGCTCCATTCCAGGGGCAGTTTGGACGAGCACTCTGCTCAATGTGTCATTTGtacttaatcttttcttttctttctttctattagGGGCTCCAGTTTCCAAACCAGGTATCAACTGCCAGCGAGAGCAAGGACCAGGATTTTGGCGTCCGAGCTTTATCAATTCTGGAAAGAGGAACACTGCAGATTACACCTTGGATAATGAGCAAACAAAACCAGCCCAGGCATCGGCCTGGAGAGATTCCAGGGCCTGGGAGGAACAACACCAATGGGACACGGAGGACATGAAGGTGTCAGGTGTGCACTGGGGTTATGAGGAGACCAAGACTTTTCTGGCAATTTTGAGTGAGTCTCCTTTCTCTGAAAAGCTCCGGACTTGTCACCAGAACCGCCAGGTTTACCGGGCCATTGCAGAGCGGCTGAGGGCAAGGGGCTTCCTGCGGACACTGGAGCAGTGTCGCTACAGAGTCAAAAACCTCCTGCGGAACTACCGGAAAGCCAAGAGCAGCCACCCACCAGGGACCTGCCCCTTCTATGAGGAGCTGGAGGCCCTGGTGAGGGCGCGGACGGCCATCAGAGCCACTGATGGCCCAGGAGAGGCTGTGGTGCTCCCCAGGCTGGGGGACAGTGATGCAGAGATGGATGAACaggaggaagggggctgggagCCTGAAGAGACAGCAGAAGATTGTAATGGTGATGACCTGGCCACTGATGAGTCTGTCCAGGAGCCCAGGATTCCAGGGGGCCCAGCTCTGTTCCAGAGTCGTATTGGTAAGAACAAGGGGGTTTAGTGGATCCTGACTCCAACTCTCTTACCAGCCAAACCTCTGCTCCCTGAGTTCAGGGCACAGACCGGATCGCAAGTCCAGATTGATGCCACTGGTGTTAAGTTCCTTAGATTGTCCTCAAACTCCTACTCTTTCCTTCTATGATCAATTTCCTAGAATGAGTTTTCTTAGTTATagaagcaaacttttaaaaacttaagggACCTTAAAGAGCTAATTCAGTgttagttgacccttgaacaatgcagggctAGAGTACTGATCTCTGCTCGTTTGATCGATGCACATTCAACTTTTGACTCCCGACAAACTTGACCATTGGTAGCATACTAcggaccagaagccttactgatagtataaataacatgtatttatatgttatatgtattatatgtatattcttacagtaaagcaagctagagaaaaggtgttgttaaaatcataagaaaatacatttacactactgtattatatatatagaaaaatctgTTGTATAAATGAATCTTTGCAGTTCAAACCCATCAACTATATTTGCCAAAGTGTGTCACTAGGAGTATGGATGGTCATAGTGTTACacgagtgttcctttttttttttaagtttttaatgtttatttttttgagagggacagagacagtgtgactggggtaggggcagagagagtgagagagagagaatcccaagcaggctccacgccaccagcacagagcctgatgtgggactcaaacccacgaaaccatgagattatgacctgagccaaaaccaagtgtcggacgcctaaccgaccgagccacccaggtgctccacacgAGTGTACTTTTAAGTTTAATGTGCATGAGAACATCAACTTGTGATTTTACGGTAAATTTAGGTAAGGAAAGATACTGAGTgaagtttttaatatataacaGAAATCACAACAGTATATAGTTGAACAAGTGATGATTGAGAAACACCCAGTCATTGTAAAAGTGGAAAAACACTGAAGCCCAAGAGATGGAATGTCTTATGTAAAGTTACACAATGAGGTAGGGGCAGAGTCAGGATCAGAGCCCAGAGGTCCTGCCTCCATCTTTATGTAGTTTTCCTCTCCACGATGCTGCCTCCCCAGGCTGCATCATTTACCTGCCGAGGAACTGAGAACAGAACACTTCCTGTTCATTCCTCCAAAAAGAGGAAAGGGCATCCTTAGTTGGATGCTCTTGTAACATTATTTGAGTTACGTTTCTGTCTAGGGACTCTCAGTTCCCTTGTTTGTTCAGAAGAAagttcataaaataaaactagaggaTATGTATTGAATGGATATAGAGAAAGTCTCTTAGATCCCAATTACAGGCCTTTCCCCACACCAGTCAACTGAAGCCAGAAGTGGGGTCACCTGGTATAATATGGCCACCTATATCTTTTTCAACTAAGGCTCAAGAGTTAATGGAAAGTCTTAGaattgggtgggggtgggaggctctGGCGCACCCCTCAGAAGCAAGGGAATATTCTTTGCTGGTGCCCCAGGTGCCTGGGAAATTTCTCCGTTGCCTGTATTGGAGAATTGGATTGGAACGGGGGCCCCTGATCCCTGATGACCTGGGCTAGTCTCATTATGCCTCACAGTTCTGAACTCTTCACTCCTGACAGCAGGTGTGCACTGGGGCTACGAGGAGACCAAGGCCTTCCTGACCATTCTCAGTGAGTCCCCATTCTCTGAAAAGCTTCGCACGTGCCACCAGAACAGCCAGGTTTACCGGGCCATTGCAGAGCGGCTGTGTGCACAGGGCTTCCTGCGGACACTGGAGCAATGTCGGTACAGATTCAAAAACCTCCTTCGAAGCTACCGGAAAGCCAAGAGCAGCCACCCACCAGGGACCTGCCCCTTCTATGAGGAGCTGGACTCACTGATGAGGGCACGGACTGCGGTCAGAGCCATGGGAACCCTCAGGGAGGCAGCGAGTCTCTCTAGGTCTGGGCAGAGCAGTACTGAGGCTGATGACCAGGAGGCCTGGGATGAGATGGCAGATGAAGTTGGCCTCAAATCTCCCACCCTGTGTCCAGACACCCCAGACACTGGTAAGCCTGGAGTAATTTGATGTCCACCAAATCCACAGGCATGAGAGATTAAGGGGGCCAGATCATTATCATTTGCCTCTGAACTACACGAGTGGGTGGAATTGACCAGGAAAAGCATTTGTGATTTGCTTAGTGTAATTGCCCAAATGAGAGAAGTAGTCAGGTCTTGATTTTACTGGGATTTTTTGGTAAATTATAGAGTTTATTCAGTTTCACAAGATAAGAGGCTATATGGAATGTACTAGGAGAGGGAGGTGTTCCTTATTGAGTAGAGGGATGGGGAAGTTGGCCAGAGAGACTGACTAGCTGATTGTGTGTGTGGCCTGGGCCTCATGGCTCCCTTGGCAGGGTCaccatgttccaggctctgttcTCTGCTTTGCAGGTCACACATTTATATATGCACCCGAACTTGAGCAGTTTCACGTTAGTCACATCATAAGAtgtgagatagaaaatataagatacatggggtgcctgggggctctgtcggttaagcatccgacttcagctcaggtcatgatctcatagtctgtgagttcgagccccacatcgggctctgtgctgacagctcagagcctggagcctgcttcagattctgtgtctctctctctctctctctgcccctctccctgctcacacagtctctttctctcaaaaataaacataaaaaaaaaaaaagaaaatataagatatcATTGTAGCTAAATTTGTAAGACACAAGATAAGATATATAAGTAGATATTAACTAATGAACGAAGAAAACTgcatttctgtgtgttttcagGTTTTGAGATGAGGCATAAGGACGAAGACCAGATTTCAGAGCAAGATATTTTTGAGGATTTGCCTGGAGCCTTATCAAAATGTACTGGAAAGGATGTTTGCCACCCTCATGACTGGGGGCAAGACAGTGAAAATGAAGGTGGAGGTGAAGGGCAGTGGGGAAATCCCCCCCAGGAGCAGTGGGAAGAATGTTCTTCTGAAGAGGACTTAGAAAAACTCATCGACCACCAAGGCCTGTACCTGGAAGAGAAGCCCTACAAGTGTGACACGTGTGTGAAAAGCTTCAGTCGGAGCTCGCACTTCATTGCCCACCAGCGGATCCACACAGGCGAGAAGCCTTACAAATGCCCTGAATGTGGGAAAGGCTTTAGCGATCGCTCCAACCTCAATACCCATCAGAGAATCCACACAGGAGAGAAGCCCTACAGGTGCCTTGAGTGTGGGAAAAGCTTTAGCGATCACTCCAATCTTGTCACCCACCAGAGAATCCACACAGGGGAAAAGCCCTATAAATGTGGGCAATGTTGGAAAAGCTTCAACCAGAGCTCCAACCTCCTGAAACATCAGAGAATCCACGTGGGAGGCAATCCTGATCATTGCTGCGAGGCAGGGGAAACCTTTGGCCAAAGCCCATCCTTCAGTGCTCCCTGGAGGAACTCTACGGAAGAGACATCTCTTGAACAACCTCAGAGTGCCAGCAAGAACTTGAATTCTGGCCCACACGGCAGCAGCTCAGGGGAAAAGCTGTATCCGTGTCCTGAATGTGGAAGAACCTTCTCTAAGAGCTCTGCCCTCATTAGTCACCAAAGGATCCATACGGGAGAGAAGCCGTATGAATGTGCTGAATGTGGGAAGAACTTCAGTAAGAGCTCCACGCTGGCTAACCACCAGCGAACCCACACGGGGGAGAAGCCATACACGTGTGTGGACTGTGGGAAGGGCTTCAGTGAGCGCTCCAAGCTCATCACGCACCAGAGAGTGCACACGGGAGAGAAACCCTACAAATGCCTGGAGTGTGGCAAGTTCTTTCGTGACCGTTCCAACCTCATTACTCACCAGCGGATTCACACGGGAGAGAAGCCTTACAAGTGCAGAGAGTGTGGGAAATGTTTTAACCAGAGCTCCAGTCTCATTATTCACCAGAGAATCCACACTGGGGAGAAGCCCTACAAGTGCACAGAGTGTGGCAAAGACTTCAACAATAGCTCCCACTTCAGCGCCCACCGGAGAACCCACGCAGGAGGAAAAGCATCGTAggaggcccccccgccccccgtcacGGCAAAGAGATAAACGCATATTGAAATCTCCCCAGAGCGTAAGATGTGTGCTAGGAGCTTTCCGAATTCTTAAGCTTGGTGTATACCCAGGCAAGTTATCTTGGCCTAATCCAGGTTATTTGGAAGTGAATTACAGATGCTAAAGGTCTGGATTTGAAGGCACTTTTCTTAAgtgtaatttgtttttctcctgtaaaAAAACCCTGTGCAACCCTCAGGCCCTCCTTATATTTGCTGTCACGTGAGGACTTGATCAGTGTTTGAGCCAAACTGGTCATGTAGGAGTTTAGAGGTACATCAGGGGTCCTGAGCAGTGAGTCCAAACCTCGCTGTGCCTTCACACTGTCCACAGGTACAGATGTTCTGTTGGCACACATCAGCAAATTCTCACGTGGCGGATTTCGGTTGGGGTGTATCCGTACAGGAGAGCTTTAAGACTGGCGAGAGAGGGCATAATTGGGAATCAGTGGCTTAAAGCAGACCGCCATGACCTCAGCAGAGAGGAGGAACCTCAGTGATGTCCTTGATAAATTATTAACAATAGCAAAAGTAGCTGGTATTTATCGAGCATTTACTctggcaggctccgtgctaagcaCTTTGTGCACATCATCTCATCTCCTCCTCACAGCGGTGCCGGGAGATAGGTACTAATAGTGTCCCCATTTCCCAGAGGAGAGAGCCGAGGCTTGGGAAAGCCAAGTAACTTGCCTGGTGGCGCATCTGAAAATGGCAGAGGCAGGCTTTAACCAGATCTGTCTCTGGAGCCTAAGGTGTTCCTGACCATTCTCCTGAATCCCCTTCTGCATTAGGGCAGGTAACTCAGGTGTGAGGATCCCAAAGCACTTTGTGGACCACATTTCCTACTAAAATTCCTTTATGAATTCTCCTTTTAGCAAATAGGGAAACCGAGAATCCCTAAAGAGCAGAGGGCCTGGGATGGTCTGAACCGGCAATGCTTTGAGCAAGGCTGAGCTATTATTAAAGCACTTGCTGTGGATTTCTATCTTTGCAACAATATGGGTGAGAGATACAGGGGGTTGAGACAGGGAAGACCCGTAACCACAGTGATGTTTCTCCCCATGAGATACTgctttggggaaggaaatggggtTTAAgaatttccctttcctcagggAGTCAGTCCTGCTCAAGTTAGACTTGGCTGAACTGAACGTTAAGCCTTACAGGAACTTGGGCCTCTAGTTTTGCCTCCCCGGGCCTTTCCCTGTTGGCGGAAGCGTGTTTCTGATGGCCATGCCATGGCTGAtcaggggggaggtgggaggaggtggtGTGCTCCCACTGAGAGGGCACTGAATGCTGTCCTGCAGCCCAGCTGCGTGGCACAATTTCATCCTGCGAGAAGGAGCGTGAGGCAGTCGGGTCCTCACATGCTGAAGAATGCAGCGGTCAGGACCTATGGGTGCCCTGGGTTCTCCCTGCTTTATCCCATTCCTGCACCCCTGGTCGGGGATAGCTCCCTGCCTCCAGGCTGCAAAAAGAAGTTTGTGTTTAGTCACTTTGTGGAGAAGGGTAACCCCCTTTGGGGACGGGGGTGCAGAGCTTTGAAGTACTGAGTGGGTGCGGGTGTGGTGCGAAGCCACAGGCTGCTGTCTGAACTTCCGTCCTGGGGCTGCTGCGGATGGCATTGGCTTCCCAGTGTGTACGTGCCCGGGACTTCCAGATCTGTCTCCTGCCCTGGGCTCTCCTCTTAGGAGCCCGGTCTCCTCCCTGCCAGTCCTACCTGAGTGACTCCGGGGCCTCTCCAGCCACccgtgcccctccctccctccccctccccccccccccccacgcactGTGACCCCTGCAGCCATCTTCAGCCTGGGCCCATCCATTCGGCATGCACATTACGTACACACTGGCCCACAAAGCAGCCTCCTTCACACAACGCCGGTGAGGCACACACAGTCAGACTCCTACAGACTCAGGGCCCCAGACACGCTCTCCCTCCTAAGGGCATTTTCCAGTGGGCCGTGGTTCCCCAGCACCGCGGGCAGTCTTCCCAGGGGAGCCTACGGTCAGAATGAATGTGGTGAAGCATCCCCTTCTCTCAGTCTTGATGCCACCTCTCCTTCCGATGCTCCTTAGTGTCCTCTCTGAGCAGCAGACACCAGTGTCGAGCCCCTGCCCAGGCTGCGACTGGAGGCTCGTGCTACATGTAGCGCgaggtcagggaaggcctggCAGGAGAGGGGTTCAAGTTGTGCCGGAGTCCAGGGGGGCAGCCGCTGCTTCCCACGGCTCCTGCTGCTGTCTCTCCCGACACCACCATTACCACTACTGTGTCTTTAGCGCCATCTTTTCCATCACTCTGACTAGAGGCAAATCTGGAACTATCTCCACCTCCCTCTACTTCCCCGCCCCACGCTGGGGACCTCACTGCCCTCTGGTGCACTTCCCACCCGGTCCCTGTCAGAACCCTGGGAGGAGTCTGCGCCCGGTGACCCTGCCCTGTGCTGCCCGGAGGAAGAGGCCCCTCTTCTCAGTGTGGCTCAGGCTCCCCGCTTCTCAAGGCTGAGAGCCGCTTTGTTCTAAGAGCCACTTAGCTGAGTCAAGAGCGTCAGAACGGGCAAGGGCAGGATCCAGTTGAACAATTTTACCTACACACAGTGAACAGGTAGAATAAGGGTCCACACAGACATCACGTTTCTAATGAGGGTGCGGTGAGGGATTCCCTTGATATGGGAACCATTCTGATCCTGTCTGCTATTACGTAGTACTTTCTGaagtcacatttatttttcacattttcattgttGGAAAAGACTCCATAACTGTGGCGCCTAGAgggtgaggaagggagaaaaaggaaacacaatgTGCCTCTAAGGCTGGTTCTGGATCAGCCTTAGAGATTCATGCGAGCCCAAGCAGGAGAGGAGCCTCGGGCAGCAGTGACCGAGCCACTGGCACTGGAATCTCTTGGGAGTCACCGGGGCTCAGGGAGCCCTACTGTGGTGCCAAGTGACAAATATAACACGTGGGGGAAAGGACTCCCCTTCTTTCTTCAATGTAGAACATGGCCTGGCCTCAGTTCTTTGGGGCGTCCACAGACCACGGAGAAGCTTCTGCAAAGTTAGAGGCAATGGAGATGAGTATGAGGGTCAAGGGCATGTCCTGGTGATGGTGAGGAGCTGCTTTAAGACCCTCACTCCAACTTCACCGGgtaggggggtgggcagggcaggagaaTACCCCTATAGACAGCAGCCGACAAGGAAAAGCTTGTTCACGATCATATATGCAGCCCCTGACCCAACCCCAGTCCTGAAGTTTCCCAGAAACAGAGGAGGTGAGGCAAGCCGGGCTGGAGGTCACGCTAAGCCCTTCCGGCACATCCTGGGCATTTTCTCCAGGGACTTCCCTTGAGCAACTAATTTCTTATGAAAACTAGACATTGGTGATTGATCTTAGTGACTGTGAAATGAAAATGCGATAAATTTTGGCCACCAGGAGGCTCAGAGGTTCAAGATCCAGTTCCAAAAACTGAGCAGGCCCTTTTGGTTAGCAATTTGTGCATCGATCCCTGACTTCATTTTGTCTGGCTTTGTTTTCACTTCCTTATCTTTtactattttctggtttttttttggtggtgttaTGTACATCTC
The window above is part of the Prionailurus bengalensis isolate Pbe53 chromosome C1, Fcat_Pben_1.1_paternal_pri, whole genome shotgun sequence genome. Proteins encoded here:
- the ZSCAN20 gene encoding zinc finger and SCAN domain-containing protein 20 isoform X2 codes for the protein MAMALEARAQASPRPEPEELLIVKLEGDSWRPESKPGEEGFDPGPEASRRRFRQFRYRDAAGPHEAFSQLWALCCHWLRPEIRLKEQILELLVLEQFLTILPREVQAWVQARHPESGEEAVALVEDWHREVQAAGQRELALCAEETGSLKAMQESQHCPLQPVNHWPEGQSQKQWVKNSCPDLPEHLDTKIVPHPLKESAVLTPRVPTLPKTGSVGDWEVTAESQEALGPSKHAEKEFCEDPPGDSCGNGVSLGAPVSKPGINCQREQGPGFWRPSFINSGKRNTADYTLDNEQTKPAQASAWRDSRAWEEQHQWDTEDMKVSGVHWGYEETKTFLAILSESPFSEKLRTCHQNRQVYRAIAERLRARGFLRTLEQCRYRVKNLLRNYRKAKSSHPPGTCPFYEELEALVRARTAIRATDGPGEAVVLPRLGDSDAEMDEQEEGGWEPEETAEDCNGDDLATDESVQEPRIPGGPALFQSRIGVHWGYEETKAFLTILSESPFSEKLRTCHQNSQVYRAIAERLCAQGFLRTLEQCRYRFKNLLRSYRKAKSSHPPGTCPFYEELDSLMRARTAVRAMGTLREAASLSRSGQSSTEADDQEAWDEMADEVGLKSPTLCPDTPDTGFEMRHKDEDQISEQDIFEDLPGALSKCTGKDVCHPHDWGQDSENEGGGEGQWGNPPQEQWEECSSEEDLEKLIDHQGLYLEEKPYKCDTCVKSFSRSSHFIAHQRIHTGEKPYKCPECGKGFSDRSNLNTHQRIHTGEKPYRCLECGKSFSDHSNLVTHQRIHTGEKPYKCGQCWKSFNQSSNLLKHQRIHVGGNPDHCCEAGETFGQSPSFSAPWRNSTEETSLEQPQSASKNLNSGPHGSSSGEKLYPCPECGRTFSKSSALISHQRIHTGEKPYECAECGKNFSKSSTLANHQRTHTGEKPYTCVDCGKGFSERSKLITHQRVHTGEKPYKCLECGKFFRDRSNLITHQRIHTGEKPYKCRECGKCFNQSSSLIIHQRIHTGEKPYKCTECGKDFNNSSHFSAHRRTHAGGKAS
- the ZSCAN20 gene encoding zinc finger and SCAN domain-containing protein 20 isoform X1, encoding MAMALEARAQASPRPEPEELLIVKLEGDSWRPESKPGEEGFDPGPEASRRRFRQFRYRDAAGPHEAFSQLWALCCHWLRPEIRLKEQILELLVLEQFLTILPREVQAWVQARHPESGEEAVALVEDWHREVQAAGQRELALCAEETGSLKAMQESQHCPLQPVNHWPEGQSQKQWVKNSCPDLPEHLDTKIVPHPLKESAVLTPRVPTLPKTGSVGDWEVTAESQEALGPSKHAEKEFCEDPPGDSCGNGVSLGAPVSKPGINCQREQGPGFWRPSFINSGKRNTADYTLDNEQTKPAQASAWRDSRAWEEQHQWDTEDMKVSGVHWGYEETKTFLAILSESPFSEKLRTCHQNRQVYRAIAERLRARGFLRTLEQCRYRVKNLLRNYRKAKSSHPPGTCPFYEELEALVRARTAIRATDGPGEAVVLPRLGDSDAEMDEQEEGGWEPEETAEDCNGDDLATDESVQEPRIPGGPALFQSRIAGVHWGYEETKAFLTILSESPFSEKLRTCHQNSQVYRAIAERLCAQGFLRTLEQCRYRFKNLLRSYRKAKSSHPPGTCPFYEELDSLMRARTAVRAMGTLREAASLSRSGQSSTEADDQEAWDEMADEVGLKSPTLCPDTPDTGFEMRHKDEDQISEQDIFEDLPGALSKCTGKDVCHPHDWGQDSENEGGGEGQWGNPPQEQWEECSSEEDLEKLIDHQGLYLEEKPYKCDTCVKSFSRSSHFIAHQRIHTGEKPYKCPECGKGFSDRSNLNTHQRIHTGEKPYRCLECGKSFSDHSNLVTHQRIHTGEKPYKCGQCWKSFNQSSNLLKHQRIHVGGNPDHCCEAGETFGQSPSFSAPWRNSTEETSLEQPQSASKNLNSGPHGSSSGEKLYPCPECGRTFSKSSALISHQRIHTGEKPYECAECGKNFSKSSTLANHQRTHTGEKPYTCVDCGKGFSERSKLITHQRVHTGEKPYKCLECGKFFRDRSNLITHQRIHTGEKPYKCRECGKCFNQSSSLIIHQRIHTGEKPYKCTECGKDFNNSSHFSAHRRTHAGGKAS
- the ZSCAN20 gene encoding zinc finger and SCAN domain-containing protein 20 isoform X3 codes for the protein MQESQHCPLQPVNHWPEGQSQKQWVKNSCPDLPEHLDTKIVPHPLKESAVLTPRVPTLPKTGSVGDWEVTAESQEALGPSKHAEKEFCEDPPGDSCGNGVSLGAPVSKPGINCQREQGPGFWRPSFINSGKRNTADYTLDNEQTKPAQASAWRDSRAWEEQHQWDTEDMKVSGVHWGYEETKTFLAILSESPFSEKLRTCHQNRQVYRAIAERLRARGFLRTLEQCRYRVKNLLRNYRKAKSSHPPGTCPFYEELEALVRARTAIRATDGPGEAVVLPRLGDSDAEMDEQEEGGWEPEETAEDCNGDDLATDESVQEPRIPGGPALFQSRIAGVHWGYEETKAFLTILSESPFSEKLRTCHQNSQVYRAIAERLCAQGFLRTLEQCRYRFKNLLRSYRKAKSSHPPGTCPFYEELDSLMRARTAVRAMGTLREAASLSRSGQSSTEADDQEAWDEMADEVGLKSPTLCPDTPDTGFEMRHKDEDQISEQDIFEDLPGALSKCTGKDVCHPHDWGQDSENEGGGEGQWGNPPQEQWEECSSEEDLEKLIDHQGLYLEEKPYKCDTCVKSFSRSSHFIAHQRIHTGEKPYKCPECGKGFSDRSNLNTHQRIHTGEKPYRCLECGKSFSDHSNLVTHQRIHTGEKPYKCGQCWKSFNQSSNLLKHQRIHVGGNPDHCCEAGETFGQSPSFSAPWRNSTEETSLEQPQSASKNLNSGPHGSSSGEKLYPCPECGRTFSKSSALISHQRIHTGEKPYECAECGKNFSKSSTLANHQRTHTGEKPYTCVDCGKGFSERSKLITHQRVHTGEKPYKCLECGKFFRDRSNLITHQRIHTGEKPYKCRECGKCFNQSSSLIIHQRIHTGEKPYKCTECGKDFNNSSHFSAHRRTHAGGKAS